In one Moritella sp. 5 genomic region, the following are encoded:
- the cpaB gene encoding Flp pilus assembly protein CpaB: MKSKIILSLAIGLIIMGLYGIAGSLSNAENKAAVTREQVEQADKIKSWWLKKDVDRGDTVTRSDLEIRYLSESEANQNGIDAEMTINFSSGGVYGQKYPKRTLLFSDMIVLPQDPRYIELVLAPDRVPYFLSVPVGAIVGGAMNNGMHVDIVALTLPQSRMEGSTGVKSARRFGVNPVLLNIKVLNVIEQVTVEKGRIDTVPSSVDIVLELTRKQVAKLTVAKRISEIEVHKSVGDYTAGDLKADAGDVLADFKSITEMRADRVVVK; encoded by the coding sequence GTGAAGTCTAAAATTATTTTAAGTCTTGCAATTGGCCTTATTATCATGGGCTTGTATGGTATTGCTGGCTCCTTAAGCAATGCCGAAAACAAGGCTGCGGTTACTCGAGAACAAGTAGAACAGGCCGACAAGATCAAGAGCTGGTGGTTAAAAAAAGACGTAGATCGCGGTGACACAGTCACGCGTAGTGACCTTGAAATTAGATACTTATCTGAATCAGAAGCGAATCAGAATGGGATTGATGCCGAAATGACAATCAATTTCTCATCGGGGGGGGTTTATGGTCAGAAATACCCGAAGCGTACCTTGTTATTCTCTGACATGATCGTTTTACCACAAGACCCGCGTTATATCGAACTCGTACTAGCCCCAGATAGGGTGCCTTATTTCTTGAGTGTACCAGTAGGAGCAATCGTTGGTGGCGCCATGAATAATGGCATGCATGTGGATATTGTCGCGCTAACATTACCGCAGTCCCGTATGGAAGGTAGCACAGGCGTAAAATCGGCGCGAAGGTTTGGGGTTAATCCGGTGCTTTTAAACATTAAAGTCCTTAATGTTATAGAGCAAGTGACTGTCGAGAAAGGCAGGATTGATACAGTGCCAAGCAGTGTTGACATTGTATTGGAATTAACCAGAAAACAAGTCGCTAAGTTAACGGTTGCGAAGCGAATCTCTGAAATAGAAGTGCACAAATCAGTTGGCGATTATACCGCAGGTGATTTAAAAGCGGATGCGGGTGATGTATTAGCAGACTTCAAATCCATTACAGAGATGCGGGCGGACCGTGTGGTGGTTAAATAA
- a CDS encoding NYN domain-containing protein, translating into MIKKNYNIAVYVDMENMASVDFVLENVMSSLLTVEDEYNCIAVIKSAYGDQEGANKRLKKQLVEHNFNIVDIQNTNVVNSRAELLLSLDSFETLYLDNPKIDRYCFMTSYSNFTAIADKLRKFGREAWLVCKSSDREQAILGKSFDNLLFVEDFSYEKEAELFIEPVKDMNYRELSFYDYAVNNMNYSGPPSHCSLANHGIKKINYIAKPYQVRASSERIKRKLDQYLVECQQIKDLESDRFYLSYQYSSLFYNEVKVRLIPSEYELLDILSDAMQPILVSSLFEKIHGFSYYEEDRSIYMRISSLRKKLAVQLPGIELIKNRRSKGFFLSQSLIKL; encoded by the coding sequence ATGATCAAGAAGAACTATAATATTGCTGTGTATGTTGATATGGAAAATATGGCATCAGTTGATTTTGTTCTAGAAAATGTCATGAGTTCATTACTGACTGTTGAAGATGAATATAACTGCATTGCTGTTATTAAATCGGCATATGGGGATCAAGAGGGTGCAAACAAAAGACTAAAAAAACAACTTGTTGAACATAATTTCAATATTGTGGATATACAGAATACTAATGTCGTAAATAGCCGAGCTGAGCTTCTTCTAAGCCTAGATTCTTTTGAAACTTTATATCTTGATAACCCTAAAATTGACCGATATTGTTTTATGACAAGTTACTCTAATTTTACGGCCATTGCCGATAAATTAAGGAAATTTGGCCGTGAAGCCTGGTTAGTTTGTAAAAGTTCAGATAGAGAACAAGCAATTTTAGGAAAATCGTTTGATAATTTGTTATTTGTTGAAGATTTTTCGTATGAAAAGGAAGCTGAGTTATTCATAGAGCCTGTAAAGGATATGAATTATAGAGAATTATCATTTTATGACTATGCTGTAAATAATATGAATTACAGTGGACCACCGTCTCATTGCTCTCTTGCCAATCACGGAATAAAAAAAATTAATTACATAGCTAAACCGTACCAAGTCAGGGCTTCAAGTGAAAGAATTAAGCGTAAACTAGACCAGTATTTAGTTGAGTGTCAACAGATTAAAGATTTGGAAAGTGATCGGTTTTATCTTAGTTATCAGTACTCTAGCTTGTTTTATAATGAAGTGAAGGTAAGGTTAATCCCTTCTGAATATGAATTGTTAGACATCTTGTCTGATGCGATGCAGCCTATTTTAGTTTCTTCGTTATTCGAAAAAATTCATGGTTTTAGCTATTATGAAGAAGATCGTTCAATATACATGCGTATATCGTCGTTGAGAAAGAAGCTCGCCGTACAATTACCTGGTATTGAACTCATAAAAAATCGTCGTTCGAAAGGCTTCTTTCTTTCTCAATCATTGATAAAGCTATGA
- a CDS encoding glutamine amidotransferase (Catalyzes the transfer of the ammonia group from glutamine to a new carbon-nitrogen group) — translation MRIHFIEHESYEGPGYFTEWAHLNNYQVSFTRVYLNEALVYEDEAFDLLVILGGPQNPRTRKEECPHFDSLGEQAFIKQAIANNKAVIGVCLGAQLIGEALGAAYQTSPEQEIGYFPIEMTEHGHIDSKLAEFDLAEVVGHWHNDMPGLTSDSVVLAVSKGCPRQIVRYSRLVYGFQCHLEFISEQLPPLIEHDQLAFNTDSRGKYIQDPSSILKHSTARMNQLLGGFLDELVQAYRDG, via the coding sequence ATGAGAATTCATTTTATTGAGCATGAGTCTTACGAAGGGCCGGGGTATTTCACTGAGTGGGCACATCTAAATAACTATCAAGTTAGCTTCACTCGCGTTTACTTAAATGAAGCATTAGTTTATGAAGATGAAGCATTTGATCTTCTTGTTATATTGGGCGGGCCGCAGAACCCACGCACCCGCAAAGAGGAGTGTCCGCACTTTGATAGCCTTGGCGAGCAAGCATTCATTAAACAGGCAATCGCGAATAACAAAGCCGTTATTGGAGTTTGTTTGGGGGCGCAGTTAATTGGTGAAGCTTTAGGTGCTGCGTACCAAACAAGCCCTGAGCAAGAGATTGGTTACTTTCCTATTGAGATGACAGAGCATGGGCACATCGATTCAAAATTAGCAGAGTTTGATTTAGCTGAGGTTGTGGGTCATTGGCATAATGATATGCCGGGATTGACAAGTGACAGTGTGGTATTGGCGGTAAGTAAAGGATGTCCACGACAAATCGTGCGATATTCAAGGTTAGTCTATGGTTTTCAGTGTCACCTTGAGTTTATAAGTGAGCAGTTGCCTCCTTTGATTGAACATGATCAGTTAGCATTTAATACTGACTCAAGAGGTAAGTATATTCAAGATCCGAGTTCGATCCTTAAACATTCGACAGCACGCATGAATCAATTATTGGGTGGTTTTTTGGATGAATTAGTGCAGGCTTATCGTGATGGTTGA
- a CDS encoding type II secretion system F family protein: MLNSQNELFLLLLCIASAAGLLIFNVVVLWKRRVNLSKLAMSKLNKVDFSSIVKAEIQIEKALNFGKKKTGNTFEAAGFYHFVWADHYLKIKYTSLIIGLCVYYFLLPSESIEVSQHLVFIAIWVLICVVIPDLYLDARTKQLRNNVANKLPYLLDLMAVCVQTGMTIESAMNYLSKEMAAFDRDIGHFLNKTNERANIVGMDKALDELHELVPSNEMRSFVVTLKQSLRYGTSIYSILTTLAKDIRELQMLGIEEKIGKLAAKMSIPLILFIMIPIVILIAAPGIMRLMQNV; this comes from the coding sequence ATGCTCAATAGCCAAAATGAGTTGTTCTTATTATTGCTGTGTATTGCGAGTGCTGCAGGCTTACTTATTTTTAATGTGGTGGTGTTATGGAAGCGCAGGGTTAACCTGTCGAAGCTTGCCATGTCGAAGTTAAATAAAGTGGATTTTAGTTCTATCGTTAAGGCTGAGATTCAGATTGAAAAAGCGTTAAATTTTGGTAAAAAAAAGACGGGTAATACATTTGAGGCTGCTGGTTTTTATCATTTCGTGTGGGCTGATCATTATCTTAAGATCAAGTATACCTCGCTGATTATTGGTTTGTGCGTGTATTACTTTTTATTACCGAGCGAGTCGATAGAGGTAAGCCAGCATTTGGTATTCATTGCTATATGGGTACTAATATGTGTCGTCATTCCTGATTTATATCTGGATGCACGCACGAAACAGCTCCGCAATAACGTCGCCAATAAATTACCCTATTTATTGGATCTCATGGCTGTTTGCGTACAAACCGGTATGACGATTGAGTCCGCTATGAATTATTTATCTAAAGAGATGGCGGCATTTGATCGTGACATTGGTCATTTCTTAAATAAAACAAATGAACGAGCGAACATTGTCGGGATGGACAAAGCATTGGATGAGCTGCATGAGTTAGTGCCCAGTAATGAAATGCGCAGCTTTGTTGTCACGCTTAAACAGAGTCTTAGATATGGTACATCGATTTACAGTATTTTAACGACGCTGGCGAAAGATATACGTGAACTGCAAATGTTAGGAATAGAAGAGAAAATAGGTAAGTTGGCGGCAAAAATGTCAATCCCATTGATTCTATTTATCATGATCCCGATTGTTATTTTAATCGCGGCCCCCGGTATTATGAGGCTAATGCAAAATGTATAA
- a CDS encoding Flp family type IVb pilin — MITKLYVKSAVAFNEFKNDQRGVTAIEYAIIGVAISTIVLAVFNTSLNAALTDAMASIAENISSAKTVTTG, encoded by the coding sequence ATGATCACTAAATTATATGTAAAATCAGCTGTAGCATTTAACGAGTTTAAAAACGATCAACGCGGTGTGACCGCAATCGAATACGCAATTATTGGTGTGGCTATTTCAACTATCGTATTAGCTGTATTTAATACGAGTTTAAATGCGGCATTAACGGATGCAATGGCGTCAATTGCAGAAAATATCTCCTCAGCTAAAACTGTTACAACAGGCTAA
- a CDS encoding type II secretion system F family protein: MIASLCLFLGGGLILFALKPIRRKKNNYLESFNRSVLVRSMDENQQALNFNSLTALTWNQKLIRIWINLHRYLGQGANVKLALFMSCIMVLSHMVNITFFRTYWFFVSPPIFIFSAVLGYLWLANRAKNNFESAFPDALNMLASAVSAGESIMYAIIFVGQSLDNDVGREFKLMGERLQLGETPDKVFQKSCMRYPYPTFLFFVITLRANMQRGGQLKEIISRLNRLIFDSNAMEKKKYAMTSEARASAKIVGSIPFIFLFILQYLSPENFEFVMFNDAGKPILYYVLLSEFIGMSIIWSLMKGVK; this comes from the coding sequence ATGATCGCAAGTTTATGTCTTTTTTTGGGAGGCGGTTTAATCCTATTCGCATTGAAACCGATTCGCAGAAAGAAAAACAACTACTTAGAGAGTTTTAATCGTTCAGTGCTGGTGAGGTCGATGGACGAAAATCAACAAGCGTTGAATTTTAATTCGCTGACCGCGCTGACTTGGAATCAAAAATTAATCAGGATATGGATCAACCTACACAGGTATCTTGGGCAAGGGGCGAACGTTAAACTTGCTCTCTTTATGAGCTGCATTATGGTGTTATCACACATGGTGAATATTACATTTTTTCGGACGTATTGGTTTTTTGTGTCTCCACCCATATTTATTTTTTCTGCTGTATTAGGCTATTTGTGGCTTGCAAATAGGGCTAAGAATAACTTTGAGTCTGCGTTTCCCGATGCGCTTAATATGCTTGCCAGTGCCGTCAGTGCAGGGGAAAGTATTATGTACGCGATTATATTTGTTGGCCAGTCGCTCGATAATGATGTCGGGCGAGAGTTTAAATTGATGGGCGAGCGGCTTCAGCTGGGTGAAACGCCCGATAAAGTATTTCAAAAATCCTGTATGCGTTATCCATATCCAACGTTCCTATTTTTTGTTATTACATTACGCGCAAATATGCAGCGGGGTGGTCAGCTTAAAGAGATTATAAGTCGACTTAATCGTTTGATCTTTGATTCGAATGCAATGGAAAAAAAGAAATATGCTATGACATCGGAGGCTAGAGCATCCGCTAAAATCGTGGGTTCAATTCCATTTATATTCTTGTTTATACTGCAATATTTAAGCCCTGAAAACTTTGAGTTTGTGATGTTTAATGATGCCGGTAAACCGATTCTTTATTATGTATTGTTAAGCGAGTTTATCGGTATGAGCATTATTTGGTCATTAATGAAAGGAGTGAAGTAA
- a CDS encoding type II and III secretion system protein family protein, translated as MKNIKLNIQALLSLFITLCLFLFSHCAYAAKWIYLDNGDAHTVTTQSEIGTLFISDPNVADYQVIDKHKVIIYAKQRSQTHLIIFDEDGETIANYKVVVERNLASVRNQIRHLFPTQEVTLTNVGNRVLVRGVVSSQGVLDKLLNIISKSINGNDGENMSVNDTNQNIYPGLVNELELAITKQVNVKLSIAEVSHSFLEDIGIEYGSILNGTGQFMKNLTSGASSDLLSWISATGNDSLGQILAEPNLSVISGESAEFLVGGELPMMYTVDGSTNISYKEYGIKLTVSAKVLQDSKIRLSLAPEVSNLDTQYADSTYNLPALKTRRASTTVELGDGQSFLLGGLLSSEDKEVLKKVPLIAEIPLLGALFRKTETKRNKTELIIIATVNLVKPISADQIQLPSMQRTTTLRRFFAVEQAFSAKSVKWTATLLSDGGFKL; from the coding sequence ATGAAAAATATAAAATTAAATATACAGGCGTTATTAAGCCTATTCATCACATTGTGTTTATTCCTTTTTTCTCATTGTGCTTATGCGGCGAAATGGATTTATCTTGATAATGGTGATGCACATACAGTCACCACGCAGAGTGAAATTGGCACCCTATTCATTAGTGATCCCAATGTGGCGGATTACCAAGTCATCGACAAGCACAAAGTCATCATTTATGCCAAACAACGTAGTCAAACACACCTCATCATTTTTGATGAAGATGGCGAAACCATCGCTAACTACAAAGTCGTGGTTGAGCGTAACCTTGCCAGTGTTAGAAACCAAATACGTCATTTATTCCCTACGCAAGAGGTGACATTAACGAATGTGGGCAACAGGGTATTGGTCAGAGGCGTTGTATCATCTCAGGGGGTTTTAGATAAGCTGTTGAATATTATATCAAAATCAATCAATGGAAATGATGGTGAAAACATGTCAGTGAATGATACAAACCAGAATATCTACCCAGGTCTAGTGAATGAACTTGAATTAGCAATAACCAAACAAGTAAATGTCAAATTATCGATAGCGGAAGTTTCACATTCTTTTCTTGAAGATATCGGCATCGAGTATGGATCCATTTTAAATGGAACTGGACAATTTATGAAAAACCTGACGAGTGGTGCTTCTTCAGATCTTCTTTCTTGGATCTCGGCGACGGGAAATGATTCATTGGGGCAAATCTTGGCCGAGCCTAATTTGTCGGTGATCTCGGGTGAGTCGGCAGAATTTCTGGTCGGGGGGGAATTGCCGATGATGTACACGGTAGATGGGAGTACGAATATATCATACAAAGAATATGGCATTAAACTTACAGTCTCTGCCAAGGTATTACAAGACAGTAAAATCAGGCTTTCTTTGGCACCTGAAGTCAGTAATTTAGATACCCAGTATGCAGACAGTACGTATAATTTGCCGGCACTTAAAACCCGTAGAGCAAGCACGACGGTTGAGTTAGGCGATGGCCAGAGTTTCCTATTAGGTGGTTTACTCAGCAGTGAAGATAAAGAAGTATTAAAAAAAGTCCCTTTGATTGCTGAAATTCCACTTTTGGGTGCGCTATTTAGAAAGACAGAGACAAAGCGGAATAAAACGGAGCTTATTATTATAGCGACCGTAAACCTTGTCAAACCGATTAGCGCAGATCAAATTCAACTCCCTAGTATGCAGAGAACAACAACCCTAAGGCGTTTTTTTGCGGTTGAACAGGCGTTTTCTGCAAAGAGTGTTAAATGGACGGCCACCTTGCTATCAGATGGAGGGTTTAAGCTGTGA
- a CDS encoding prepilin peptidase: MGSNLWLLIATFSIFICLSDFKRRQITNLHCMCIFVLCFLIFIQHYDHLNIINSTLVLIIGFTLNRFNMIGGGDVKLLFAFSIAIAPNYLLLTVMVILFIGGLQAVILFLLSWYRKEAYTRGVPYGFAICVGALLGIAASI; this comes from the coding sequence ATGGGATCTAATTTGTGGCTGTTGATAGCCACATTTTCCATTTTTATCTGTCTTTCCGATTTTAAACGGCGGCAGATAACGAATCTTCATTGTATGTGCATATTTGTATTGTGCTTTCTTATTTTCATTCAGCATTACGATCATCTTAATATCATTAATTCAACATTGGTTTTAATCATCGGGTTTACGCTCAACCGGTTCAACATGATTGGAGGGGGAGATGTCAAATTATTGTTTGCTTTCTCTATTGCAATTGCACCGAATTATTTACTGTTAACCGTGATGGTCATTCTCTTTATTGGTGGTTTACAAGCCGTAATACTGTTTCTTTTGTCGTGGTACAGAAAAGAAGCTTACACACGCGGAGTACCTTATGGTTTCGCTATTTGTGTCGGTGCTCTACTGGGTATTGCAGCATCAATCTAG
- a CDS encoding CpaF family protein, producing MEMSVYANLRRQIFDALDAEAVNTLTKEQLSKQLADAIDLLAERYEFPLTTVVRAEFTENLIDEIHGLGPLQSLMDDDSISDIMINGASHVFIERNGLVERSAASFIDEEQLIQIAKRIANRVGRRVDESQPTCDARLADGSRVNIVIPPVAIDGTSISIRKFKKSNIGLEKLAEFGAMSPEMAQLLMIAAHCRLNILISGGTGSGKTTMLNALSQFISENERIVTIEDAAELKLQQPHVVRLETRTAGIEGNGAISQRDLVINSLRMRPDRIIVGECRGAEAFEMLQAMNTGHDGSMSTLHANTPRDALARVEAMVMMATNNLPLEAIRRTIVSAVDLVIQISRLHDGSRKVMSITEVVGLEGRNVVLEEIFRFQPQASHNPSGKINGNFITAGLMQRSVLMEKARFFGLEDKLSAAFRIEKPEFRREPA from the coding sequence ATGGAAATGTCTGTTTATGCGAATTTGAGGCGGCAAATTTTCGATGCGCTTGACGCGGAGGCTGTCAATACTCTGACCAAAGAACAGTTATCTAAACAGCTGGCGGATGCCATTGATTTACTGGCAGAGCGTTATGAATTTCCCCTTACAACAGTGGTAAGAGCTGAATTCACCGAAAATTTAATCGATGAAATTCACGGTTTAGGGCCTCTGCAATCACTCATGGACGACGATAGCATCAGTGACATTATGATTAATGGGGCCAGCCATGTATTTATCGAGCGTAATGGACTGGTCGAACGTTCGGCTGCATCCTTTATAGACGAGGAACAATTGATCCAAATCGCCAAGCGTATTGCTAACCGAGTGGGCAGGCGTGTTGATGAGTCACAGCCAACGTGTGACGCGCGTTTAGCCGATGGCAGTCGTGTGAATATTGTTATTCCCCCTGTGGCGATTGATGGCACATCCATATCGATACGTAAATTTAAAAAAAGTAATATTGGCTTAGAAAAGCTTGCCGAATTTGGTGCTATGTCACCAGAGATGGCGCAGTTATTGATGATCGCGGCTCACTGTCGTTTGAATATTTTGATTTCTGGCGGGACAGGCTCAGGTAAAACCACCATGTTGAACGCGCTTTCTCAGTTTATTTCTGAAAATGAGCGGATCGTGACTATTGAAGATGCCGCCGAACTTAAGCTTCAGCAGCCGCATGTTGTACGACTTGAAACGAGAACCGCTGGTATCGAGGGTAATGGAGCTATCTCACAGCGCGATCTAGTGATTAATTCACTGCGTATGAGACCCGATCGGATCATTGTTGGTGAGTGTCGAGGTGCTGAAGCGTTTGAAATGTTGCAAGCAATGAACACGGGGCATGATGGCTCTATGTCAACTCTGCATGCGAATACGCCAAGAGATGCGCTTGCGCGTGTTGAAGCCATGGTTATGATGGCGACCAATAACTTACCCCTTGAAGCGATCAGACGAACCATTGTCAGTGCCGTCGATTTGGTTATTCAAATCAGTCGTTTGCATGATGGCAGTCGAAAAGTCATGAGTATTACGGAAGTCGTTGGTTTAGAAGGCCGCAACGTTGTACTTGAGGAGATATTTCGTTTTCAACCTCAAGCGTCTCATAATCCGAGCGGAAAGATCAACGGAAACTTTATTACGGCAGGCTTGATGCAACGATCTGTATTGATGGAAAAGGCACGTTTTTTTGGTTTGGAAGACAAATTATCAGCCGCATTCCGGATAGAAAAACCAGAATTTAGGAGAGAACCTGCATGA
- a CDS encoding chromosome partitioning protein ParA, protein MLDIVERLKSKNAEVVKREDIFSAVLFNQTSECRVLIEEAFRFEGFSTPASLENIDENIRRYVRDSSIEVVLVELNRSQNVALDMERIASLLPNHASVIVIGSEDAISTIRNLKAMGFYYLFWPITKVELVDFVKHVYENRKKQAGLGKNRIAKKVAFWGSKGGLGTTLLTSEVGLMLSSVEKSSCVIVDHNFTGGELDVFLGIPDFEKRTVQKGSMGTDMDFTYAMSMTKKVTDMLSVLSIESSELNKRELKEYIRVFVTELAKQNNFVLEDLSRSGNTKSDLLYVSLQCDIFVLIIDPTVSSVREAGRVMSVLNEIGAPLRCILVMNHTRPETSASITRSEIENFLGEKIDVVCAFDKNACKDIIEGKHLYQLNTALSRDLHKLTGLILGQQFIPYKGFSIKRLLKGII, encoded by the coding sequence ATGCTTGATATTGTAGAACGGCTTAAATCAAAAAATGCTGAAGTAGTAAAACGTGAGGACATCTTTTCAGCCGTGTTATTTAACCAAACATCTGAATGTAGAGTGTTAATAGAAGAAGCCTTTCGTTTTGAGGGGTTCTCGACACCAGCGAGTCTTGAGAATATCGATGAAAATATCCGTCGCTACGTCAGAGACTCGTCAATCGAAGTTGTGCTTGTTGAGCTTAATCGAAGCCAGAATGTAGCGCTGGATATGGAAAGAATCGCGTCTCTGCTACCAAATCATGCTTCAGTTATTGTGATTGGCAGTGAAGACGCGATATCGACAATTCGAAATTTAAAGGCGATGGGGTTTTATTATCTATTTTGGCCGATCACGAAAGTTGAACTCGTCGATTTTGTCAAGCATGTTTATGAAAATCGAAAAAAACAAGCTGGACTTGGAAAGAATCGGATCGCTAAAAAAGTCGCATTTTGGGGCTCTAAAGGTGGTTTAGGGACAACGCTGTTAACGAGTGAAGTCGGGCTTATGTTAAGTAGTGTAGAGAAAAGTTCGTGTGTGATCGTCGACCACAACTTTACGGGGGGCGAGCTCGATGTTTTTTTGGGGATCCCTGACTTTGAAAAACGGACTGTGCAGAAAGGTAGCATGGGCACAGATATGGATTTCACTTATGCCATGAGCATGACCAAGAAAGTGACCGATATGTTGTCGGTTCTATCCATCGAATCTTCTGAACTCAATAAGCGCGAATTAAAAGAATATATTCGTGTTTTTGTAACCGAATTGGCGAAACAGAACAACTTTGTCTTAGAAGATCTATCGCGCTCTGGTAACACCAAAAGCGATCTACTTTACGTCTCTCTGCAGTGTGATATTTTCGTGCTTATTATTGATCCAACCGTGTCTAGTGTCAGAGAAGCGGGCCGTGTTATGTCGGTACTGAATGAGATAGGCGCTCCGCTGCGGTGTATTTTGGTGATGAACCATACGCGGCCTGAAACGTCAGCCAGTATTACACGATCTGAAATCGAGAATTTTTTAGGCGAAAAGATTGATGTGGTCTGCGCGTTTGATAAAAATGCGTGTAAAGACATCATAGAAGGTAAGCACCTTTATCAACTCAATACGGCATTATCGAGAGATCTGCATAAATTGACTGGGTTGATCCTTGGTCAGCAGTTCATACCCTATAAAGGCTTTTCAATTAAGCGCTTACTTAAGGGCATCATATAA